CAATATTAATATAAAACATGTAATCAGTTGGCAACAGATACAAAGCTTCAGGCAAAGTTCCCACAATGGTCTGTTATCTCATTTTTGATGCTGTGTGTTTTCCATTCATCAAAAATgctgcatcttacagttccagcaaagtggatgggatttatagaaatctcatgtacaATGTGCGTCTTATTTACGTTGTGGAAACTTACCTGCCGTGCGGGTTTGAAATCCTcagcatgttaatttctcttgtTTGTACACTGAggtttacagtgcctacaagtagtattcaaccccctgcagatttagcaggtttccacatttggaattaacttggcattgtgacatttggactgtagatcagcctggaagtgtgaaatgcactgcagcaaaaaagaatgttatttctttgtttattttttttttaaattgggaaaagttttttcagagggtcatttattattcaacccctcaacccaccagaattctgtttggttcccctaaagtattaagaagtagttcaggcaaaaagaacaatgagcttcacatgtttggattaattatctctttttccagccttttctgactatttaagaccctccccaaacttgtgaacagcactcatacatggtcaacatggggaagacaaaggagcattccaaggccatcagagacaagatcatggagggtcacaaggctggcaaggggtacaaaaccctttccaaggagttgggcctacttgtctccactgttgggagcatcatccggaagtggaatgcttatggaactactgttagccttccacggcctggacagcctttgaaagtttcctcccgtgtcgaggccaggcttgtccgaagagtcaaggctaacccaaggacaacaaggaaggagctccgggaagatctcatggcagtggggacattggtttcagtcaataacataagtaacgtactccaccgcaatggtctccgttccagatgagcccgtaaggtacctttactttcaaagcgtcatgtcaaggctcgtctacagtttgctcatgatcacttggaggactcagactgactggttcaaggttctctggtctgatgagaccaagatcgagatctttggtgccaaccacacacgtgacatttggagactggatggcactgcatacgaccccaagaataccatccctacagtcaagcatggtggtggcagcatcatgctgtggggctgtttctcagccaaggggcctggccatctggtccgcatccatgggaagatggatagcacggcctacctggagattttggccaagaacctccactcctccatcaaggatcttaagatgggtcgtcatttcatcttccaacaagacaacgacccaaagcacacagccaagaaaaccaaggcctggttcaagaggcaaaaaatcaaggtgttgcagtggcctagtcagtctcctgaccttaacccaattgaaaacttgtggaaggagctcaagattaaagtccacatgagacacccaaagaacctagataacttggagaagatctgcatggaagagtgggccaagataactccagagacctgtgccggcctgatcaggtcttataaaagacgaatattagctgtaattgcaaacaaaggttattccacaaaatattaaacttaggggttgaataataattgacccacacttttatgtttaaaatttataaaaatttaactgagcaacaaaactttttggtttgtaagatttatgcatctgttaataaatcctgctcttgtttgaagtttgaaggctctaacttatttgcatcttattaaacctgctaaatctgcagggggttgaatactacttgtaggcactgtatgtgcagattttccccatagacttacattagatgcggaaaatgcCGCAAACTTTTTTAATGCGTTTCCGCTGTGGAGCGCTTCAAAAAAGCATGTAGTCCGCACCTAAGTATATATAAATAGAGTTCAGTGACATCAAAATACCAGGCCCTGGCTGCAACCGCCCCGGCTGAAAActatgaatgaggagatgctgcgagcggagcttcagtgactagcggtgacatcactgaagctgcgctccctcacagcctgaactgcggtAAACTCTGGACTGTGGGAAAATGATTTTAAATTAAAAGGAGACATCCAGTTGAGTTTTTTGTACTTACAAAATGAAATGTGTTTAGGACTTACTGCAAATTTGCATTATTTTCTTTCTGGCTGCATTTCATATGGTCTAACCTAAATCCTTTAGATAATGCATGCAAAGTACAAAGATGACATCTTGTGATTACTAAGATGTAACAATGTTGTAGATTGAATTTACTAAtttaatgtttttttctgtttgatGTTATTAAATGTCTTTCTCAAACTTTCTAAGGACAGTGGGTAATAAGGTGAGGGCTGATACTCTTTTCTATATATTTGGATCAGTAATACCATTTCCTCATCATCACGGTTTTAATTAGAATAGTTTTGAAACATGATTTGTCTAATTTCCTTCAGaatagattttattttatttttttatatatttatgcagtgggggaaataagtatttgatactttcctgattttgtaagtttgcccactgacaaagacatgaacagtctataattttaatttaacattgagagatagaatatcaaaaataaaattcagaaaatcacattgtataaattatataaatttatttgcattttgcagtgagaaataagtatttgatccctctggcaaacaagacttaatacttggtggcaaaacctttgttggcaagcacagcagtcagactttttttgtagttgattatgaagtttgcgcacatgtcaggaggaattttggtccactctttgcagatcatctctaaatcattaagattttgaggctgttgcttggcaactcagagcttcaattcaataagttttctatgggattaaggtctggagactggctaggccactccatgaccttaatgtgctttttttgagccacccctttgttgccttggctgtatgtttttaggtcattgtcttgctggaagacccagccacaacccgtttttaatgtcctggcggagggaaggaggtggtcactcaggattttactgtacatggtgttagggctagcgaaacgcaccgagtataggaaggaaacaacaaggtgcgttcgcagcccggggtccaccgtgcggagatatctgctgcaaagtaattggcagcactatatggcggtataagcaaactctgttaacttcacagaaccGCAAAGATAGGAAaaagctgtgccctgttaacctcacagaggatcacagctacctaactgagcaaagcaaagagtgtttatgcagacagcatagcacacaaacaactcctcaccggaggtgccggtattctagcggcttatttcagccaggccctgaatccaagcatacaaactcctcaccggaggtgccggtattctaagggcttatttcagccaaccgtgaccacatgcagacatgaccaccaagtagcaaagctcataacataggttgatactagcgcatggccgtgcggccatgtgaaccttatatagcttcagcagacaaggaccttcctagtggtccaattggagctgctacaggacctgagcatgtgactcccaacctccaatgagaggtcctcccgtgggcatgctcagtgtgtacaaagcaggacttagtcccagaaaagcctgcttgccgctgaccagtgctgactacaaaagcagagcctggaaaggcagcagtaaccctttgcacagtatcaggctgagcgagatgctgggaccaacgtctccgctgagcaggctccactgcagctgatgcagaatgggagaccgcagcagacatggctcgagattccacctgtgcagcggcgggaacgcgacccctaacacatgactccatccattctcacattgatgtggtgaagtagtcctgtgcccttagcagagaaacaccccaaaacataatgtttccacttccatgcttgacagtggggacggtgttctttgggtcataggcagcatttctcttcctccaaacacagcgagttgagttaatgccaaagacctcaatttctgtcttatctgaccacagcaccttctcccaatcactcacagaatcatccaggtgttcattggcaaacgtgagatgggcctgcacatgtaccatcttgagcagggggactttgcaggcactgcaggattttaaacctttacaacgtaatgtgttaccaatggttttcttgatgactgtggttccagctgccttgatatcattaacaagtttcccccatgtagttttaggctgatctctcaccttcctcatgatcaaggataccccacgaggtgagattttgcatggtgccccagatcgatgtcgattgacagtcatttgtatttcttccattttcttactatttcaccaacagttgtctccgtctcacccagtgtcttacttatggttttgtagcccattccagcttcatgcaggtctatgatcttgtccatgACAACCTCTTTGTTCTTGCCcaggttgtagaggttagagtctgtctGATTacctgagtctgtggacaggagtcttttataaaggtgactatgtaagacagctgtctttaatgcaagtaacaagttgattaggagtgtctaactggtctgtaggagccagaactcttaatggtttgtaggggatcaaatacttatttctcaatgcaaaatacaaataaatttatataatttatacaatgtgattttctggattttatttttgatattctttctctcaatattaaaattaacctacttttaaaattatagactgttcatgcctttgtcagtgggcaaacttacaaaatcagcaagggatcaaatatttatttcccccactgtagtttACCTTTGTTTTGTGTTGTTTGCATTGTATGTTTCAGTGCTTGTTAGTCATGTACTATCATGTATGTTTTTACTGTTTTTGTTCTAAAAATGATCAAAGTGTGTAAATATGAAGAATATTTACAGTTCAAATGCAAAAAGATAAAAAGCATGTAAGTTGCTTGTATTATATCTATGGCCAATACATCATGCCTTTAGACCACTCTGTGCATGTTCTTTAAATGTTGTTAActtattcatattttttttatgtcaAGCAGACATCTCAGCCAAGCCCTGGTGGTAAGTCTTCATGCAGCAGCGAGCAGTCCCCCATCAGCAACTATACCAACAGTGGGATCGAGCTTACTGTGAACAATGGAGGCAGCATAGGAGACCTCAGCACCCTGGACGATACCCCAATCATGGACTCTACCATTTCCACAGCAACCACAGGACTTGGTTTACAAGGCAGGAGGATCATGACAGGAACCAAATGGATGGAACAAGTCAAAGTAGAAAGAATAAAGCAGATTAATGGAGTGCTTCCAAGACTGAACCCAGTTCCACCTTCAAGAACACCATCTCTACCACCAATCACTGGAAATGGtaaagtattatttttttttcacttattaATAACCAAATGGATGAAGGGCGCCCTGGAGTAATATGCGCCACATTCGTTAAGATCTGTACATCTCTCGATGAATTTCATGTATCTTTCAGCTGCTTTGTGACACTGCAAAAAATTTACTCCCAAGACATTTGTGGTGAAAATGATGATGATTTTGTTGGCCATGCTCAGCCATGGCCCGACCTAGTAAAGCACCACCCACTTTAGAAGAAGTTGGTGGGACTGGCGTAAGAATGCTAAAAGTCTCAACATTTTATAACAGTTTATGCCAGAATAAATTGAGACAAGAACTTGGGAGTCAATTTAAGGTGCAAATTAGAGTTCTTTCTTAGAAAATGCAATTCACATCAAAGtattacatagaatcatagaatgttagagttggaagggacctcaagcatcatcctgtccaaccccctgctcaatgtaggattcaataaaccatctcagaaagatgtctgtccagcctctgtttgaagacttcctttgaaggagaactcaccacctctcgtgggaccctgttccactcaatgatcaccctcactgtcaaaaagttttttctaatatctaatctgtaactcctccctttcagtttcttTCCATTGGTTCTCGGgtttccatgtgcaaattagaataaggatgatccctctacatacTGTgtccccttcagatatttgtagaccgctattaagtcttagccttcttttttgcaagctaaacattcccaggtcCTTttaccgttccttgtaggacatactttgcagtccgcttaccatactggtagctcttctctgaacttgctccagtttttcaatgtattttttaaaatgtggtgcccagaactggacacattattccagatgaggcctgaccaaggaggagtagaggggaaaaTAACAAACAATTGCAAACTTATTATTTTTCTGTGAGTCTCCCAAGTCTTGAGCCCATGACCTTAACATTACTGAGAGGTGCTATAAGCTGCTTAACCACAAGCTCTAGATTTCTGTCAAGTCTCTGACCTTCATCAGATTCATGGATTGcagagaaatttggtgaaaatatcATTAGAGAAAAGCAGAGTGTGTAAAGCGGAGAATCCACTGTGAGGATAGCGCCAGTGTAATGTGTCAGTGTGGGTCCATTCTCGCAGTGTGTCTCTGCTTCACACAGAGCATTTTTCTCTAAAAATATTTTCACAATATTCACCAAGTTCCTATGCATTTTGTGTATCTGATGAAGGTGAGATACTTGACTGAAACTTAACATTTTGATGTGAATTGTGGTTATTAATAAAGACCTCTAGTTTTCATCTTAAATTGAGTGCCACGTTCTTTGCAGAATTCTGCATAATAAGGGTTAGGACCCTACTTGAATACCATCCTTTGAGAAGTGCCATTCTACTTGAGAATTCTGGAAAATATgtttgatgaattgggcccaaaAACTCAATGCTTACTTATTTGTATTCCTTGCAATGCTCTATACTGTGTTCACGTTcctttaaaaagcaaaaaaaacaaggtGAAACTTATCATGTACCTTCATTGCTTCTAGGTTTACAGTTGGGCTGCAACATAAATTTGGGAGGATCCGTGGctgcacttccaaacagaaatgaaCTTTCTAGCACGGACATCACAGTATTGAATATTTTGAACAACAGGAGGGACAGCAATACGAGCACAATTAGTTCTGCATACTTAAGTAGTCGAAGGTCTTCTGGAATCTCACCGTGCTTTTCTAGCCGAAGATCCAGTGAAGCTTCCCAGGCAGAAGGAAGACTACAGAATATAAGTGTTGCAGATTCCTATGATCCCATATCAACTGATGCCTCAAGGAGATCTAGTGAATCCAGCCAGTGTGATGGGTTACCAAGCCTCCTCAGTCTCACTCCCGCACAGCAATATAGGTTAAAAGCAAAATACGCTGCTGCTACAGGTGGTCCTCCACCAACACCACTGCCAAACATGGACATGATAAGTCTGAAGACTAGAATGGCATTACTAGGAGATACTAGAGATAGTAGAATATCTCCTCTTTCTTCATCAAATGTTCCTAGAAGGTGTAGTGATGGTGGGGTAGGCACTTTTGGAAGAAGACATTTTATTTCCAATGAGCTACAGGGGAATGCTATGCGCAGGGCAAGTGACCCCATTAAAATGGTTTCTGCTAATTTGTCTACTGGTAGAGTTCAGCGTTTCAACAGCCTAAACAGCATCAGCACTCACGATGTGGCTCCGCCTATGGAAAGGCGCAATTTAGCCCTGCAAAACTATACCCGCAGTGTGTATTCTCCATGTCCTCCCAGCATAAGTGAAAATGTTGCCTTGGAGGCCATGATCATGGAAGCAGAAGGGAATTTGGATGATGAAGATTTCTTACCAGATGATATGGTTCAATATCTTAACTTGCGAAACCAAAGCCTGTATGAAAATTCACAAAATAATGAGTTGGACAAGCCGCAAAACAGTGCTGCAAGAAATAACTATGACCAATCTCAAATTAATAATAACTCGTATAATCAAACCTTCCAAAATGTTGAGCAGACAGACCAAGTAATTAATAAGAATGACCTTCCTATACAATGGAATGAAGTTACCTCAGGTAGTGCCGAGCACTCCCCTTCCAGAGTTAGGTATGGACATCGCCTAAATGCACAACCGAATAGAGCTTTTGGAACGTACAATAATATGATGGTCCAGCAGCAAATCATGTCAAAAAGTGGCCAATCACAGCAAAGAGGATACCAAGGTATGCCGATCAATCCTCAAGCATTACAGCAAAACCTTAACCTGTACAATAGTTCACTGTCTGTAAAAGATCAACAGTATCCAGTAACAGGCAGTTCCTATAATCCAGCCATTCGGGGGCAGAAATTTACAGGCAACAATCAAAGTATGACTGTTCAACAGAATATTATACCATCAATGCACTGCACCGAGCAGTCACCTAATGCGGCTGACATTGTCCAGAATCAGAACCTCCTAAACCAGGAATATCTACAGCAATTTGCAACTGAACATATGATTCATGGCATGTATTTCCTAGAAGTGAATCGGCCTAATCCGGCACCTGGAGGTCAAAACAATCACAGTATGGAAGGTACACAGACCTTCCTGCCAACCTCACAGCCCAGCGTTAATCAACAGGTCCGAAATTACCAGTCATGTGCAAACAACCAACAAATTTATAAAGCAAATGTCATTAAATTAGAAATGCAGCCACAGCAACATTGTTCCAATCTGCAGAATTATTCAGGTCAGTTCTATGACCAGACTTTGGGATACATTCAACAGCGGGTCAAATCAGGCTCTCACACAGAAGCCAACTGTCTCCTAGAAGATAGCTGTAATACCAATGCATCTGAGCTTCTTTCACCAGGAGCTAATCAAGTGACCAGCACAGTAAATAATATTGAAGCCAGTAGCCTAGAAGGGGTCCAAATTGATTTCGATGCCATTATAGATGATGGGGATCATGCCAGCCTAATTTCAGGAGCTCTTAGCCCTAGCATCATCCAAAATCTGTCACGGAATTCGTCACGTCTTACCACACCTCGAGCGTCTCTTACATTTCCAACCATGCCAGTGAGCACCAGTAACATGGCAATTGGGGACATGAGTTCTTTGCTAACATCACTTGCAGAAGAAAGCAAGTTTCTTGCTGTTATGCAATAGACTGTAGACTAGAACAAACTTATATCAACAAAAAAGAGCAACTCATTTTATATGTATGTAGTTATTTTAGCAATTTTATCCCAAATAAATGGGATGCATTCCAAGTATGTTCCATTTATGGAATAAAGACTCAAACCCTAAAGTATTGTAGGGAGAAATAGTCTTCCACTTCAAGTTTGGATCAGTATTGCCAACACAaaaccttgtttgttttttttgtttgttttttacttttttaattatttttctccaAATGGGTCTATGTACACTTTTTCCTTAGTGTACGACAACATAAAGTAATGTCTGCATGTATGACATGTGAAAAAAGACTTAATTATGTTGAATTGTTCTGTTTAGTAAATTAGAAAAATTGGTATTGTGTAAAGTATATTGTGTTTGGAAAATCACAACCTAGTTGCTGTCAAGCTCATCCTTATCAATGGTGACTATATTGCCCGCATATTGCATACTGTATGTCCTCACCTACTTACTAAAGTTAAATCTTCTCATTCTACACTGCTCCTATGAAAGTCAACTCTTGTGTGAGTATTTTCGGAGGTTGCATGGAAAACGTATATATGGACAACACATCCCAGACGCTTTTTGTAATATGTTGATTTCTGTTTATTTTGTATGACATGTATTTTTTAACTGATATTTTAACCCAGAAATTAACCATTTTCAATAGTTAGAGAAGGACGTTCCTTTATGTTAATCAGTATGTCTTGTCATGCCAGTTTTTAATTGGGTTATAGTTATGATTTTTTTGTCATACTTGATACAGGGCACACTCCTTTACCAATATGAACCTGATATTTGTGCTTACGCCTTGAATCGTGAAGAAGCAATCTTTTTGTAGAAAGGGAAGTATCC
This is a stretch of genomic DNA from Ranitomeya variabilis isolate aRanVar5 chromosome 6, aRanVar5.hap1, whole genome shotgun sequence. It encodes these proteins:
- the GLI3 gene encoding transcriptional activator GLI3 isoform X2 — its product is METQSHNTTMSEKKKVENSILKAHTRTDVSEKAVASSTTSNEDESPGQTFHRERRNAIAMQPQGGQSLGKISEEPSTSSEERTSLIKKEIHGSITHLPEPSVPYRGTVFAMDPRNGYLDPHYHPPHLFPAFHPPVPIDARHHEGRYHYEPSPIPPLHVPSALASSPTYPDLPFIRISPHRNPATASDSPFSPPHPYINPYMDYIRSLHSSPSLSMISAARGLSPTDVPHASVSPAEYYQHMALLTGQRSPYADIITSPATPGVGAAALHMEYLHAMESSRFPSPRLAARPSRKRTLPISPLSDHSFDLQTMIRTSPNSLVTILNNSRSSSSASGSYGHLSASALSPALSFTYPPTPVSLQQMHQHIINRQHGIGSAFGHSPPLIHPAPTFPSQRAIPGIPSVLNPIQVSVGPSEITQQNKPTSESAVSSTGDPMHNKRSKIKPEDELPSPIAGSIQDQPDGMTLVKEEGDKDESKQEPEVVYETNCHWEACSREFDTQEQLVHHINNDHIHGEKKEFVCRWLDCSREQKPFKAQYMLVVHMRRHTGEKPHKCTFEGCSKAYSRLENLKTHLRSHTGEKPYVCEHEGCNKAFSNASDRAKHQNRTHSNEKPYVCKIPGCTKRYTDPSSLRKHVKTVHGPEAHVTKKQRGDIHPRPPPPREPGSHSQSRSPGHPIQGAHGEHKDLNNTTSKHEECLHVKSVKTEKPMTSQPSPGGKSSCSSEQSPISNYTNSGIELTVNNGGSIGDLSTLDDTPIMDSTISTATTGLGLQGRRIMTGTKWMEQVKVERIKQINGVLPRLNPVPPSRTPSLPPITGNGLQLGCNINLGGSVAALPNRNELSSTDITVLNILNNRRDSNTSTISSAYLSSRRSSGISPCFSSRRSSEASQAEGRLQNISVADSYDPISTDASRRSSESSQCDGLPSLLSLTPAQQYRLKAKYAAATGGPPPTPLPNMDMISLKTRMALLGDTRDSRISPLSSSNVPRRCSDGGVGTFGRRHFISNELQGNAMRRASDPIKMVSANLSTGRVQRFNSLNSISTHDVAPPMERRNLALQNYTRSVYSPCPPSISENVALEAMIMEAEGNLDDEDFLPDDMVQYLNLRNQSLYENSQNNELDKPQNSAARNNYDQSQINNNSYNQTFQNVEQTDQVINKNDLPIQWNEVTSGSAEHSPSRVRYGHRLNAQPNRAFGTYNNMMVQQQIMSKSGQSQQRGYQGMPINPQALQQNLNLYNSSLSVKDQQYPVTGSSYNPAIRGQKFTGNNQSMTVQQNIIPSMHCTEQSPNAADIVQNQNLLNQEYLQQFATEHMIHGMYFLEVNRPNPAPGGQNNHSMEGTQTFLPTSQPSVNQQVRNYQSCANNQQIYKANVIKLEMQPQQHCSNLQNYSGQFYDQTLGYIQQRVKSGSHTEANCLLEDSCNTNASELLSPGANQVTSTVNNIEASSLEGVQIDFDAIIDDGDHASLISGALSPSIIQNLSRNSSRLTTPRASLTFPTMPVSTSNMAIGDMSSLLTSLAEESKFLAVMQ
- the GLI3 gene encoding transcriptional activator GLI3 isoform X4; this encodes METQSHNTTMSEKKKVENSILKAHTRTDVSEKAVASSTTSNEDESPGQTFHRERRNAIAMQPQGGQSLGKISEEPSTSSEERTSLIKKEIHGSITHLPEPSVPYRGTVFAMDPRNGYLDPHYHPPHLFPAFHPPVPIDARHHEGRYHYEPSPIPPLHVPSALASSPTYPDLPFIRISPHRNPATASDSPFSPPHPYINPYMDYIRSLHSSPSLSMISAARGLSPTDVPHASVSPAEYYQHMALLTGQRSPYADIITSPATPGVGAAALHMEYLHAMESSRFPSPRLAARPSRKRTLPISPLSDHSFDLQTMIRTSPNSLVTILNNSRSSSSASGSYGHLSASALSPALSFTYPPTPVSLQQMHQHIINRQHGIGSAFGHSPPLIHPAPTFPSQRAIPGIPSVLNPIQVSVGPSEITQNKPTSESAVSSTGDPMHNKRSKIKPEDELPSPIAGSIQDQPDGMTLVKEEGDKDESKQEPEVVYETNCHWEACSREFDTQEQLVHHINNDHIHGEKKEFVCRWLDCSREQKPFKAQYMLVVHMRRHTGEKPHKCTFEGCSKAYSRLENLKTHLRSHTGEKPYVCEHEGCNKAFSNASDRAKHQNRTHSNEKPYVCKIPGCTKRYTDPSSLRKHVKTVHGPEAHVTKKQRGDIHPRPPPPREPGSHSQSRSPGHPIQGAHGEHKDLNNTTSKHEECLHVKSVKTEKPMTSQPSPGGKSSCSSEQSPISNYTNSGIELTVNNGGSIGDLSTLDDTPIMDSTISTATTGLGLQGRRIMTGTKWMEQVKVERIKQINGVLPRLNPVPPSRTPSLPPITGNGLQLGCNINLGGSVAALPNRNELSSTDITVLNILNNRRDSNTSTISSAYLSSRRSSGISPCFSSRRSSEASQAEGRLQNISVADSYDPISTDASRRSSESSQCDGLPSLLSLTPAQQYRLKAKYAAATGGPPPTPLPNMDMISLKTRMALLGDTRDSRISPLSSSNVPRRCSDGGVGTFGRRHFISNELQGNAMRRASDPIKMVSANLSTGRVQRFNSLNSISTHDVAPPMERRNLALQNYTRSVYSPCPPSISENVALEAMIMEAEGNLDDEDFLPDDMVQYLNLRNQSLYENSQNNELDKPQNSAARNNYDQSQINNNSYNQTFQNVEQTDQVINKNDLPIQWNEVTSGSAEHSPSRVRYGHRLNAQPNRAFGTYNNMMVQQQIMSKSGQSQQRGYQGMPINPQALQQNLNLYNSSLSVKDQQYPVTGSSYNPAIRGQKFTGNNQSMTVQQNIIPSMHCTEQSPNAADIVQNQNLLNQEYLQQFATEHMIHGMYFLEVNRPNPAPGGQNNHSMEGTQTFLPTSQPSVNQQVRNYQSCANNQQIYKANVIKLEMQPQQHCSNLQNYSGQFYDQTLGYIQQRVKSGSHTEANCLLEDSCNTNASELLSPGANQVTSTVNNIEASSLEGVQIDFDAIIDDGDHASLISGALSPSIIQNLSRNSSRLTTPRASLTFPTMPVSTSNMAIGDMSSLLTSLAEESKFLAVMQ